A single window of Sphingobacterium sp. ML3W DNA harbors:
- a CDS encoding lactonase family protein translates to MKKIIFFILTCFPFLGWSQTIPMFIGTYTNDSESKGIYAFDFNVKTGEIAMVATTPMVNPSFLSRKDNIIYAVSEQGNNKGNLTAYSYSNGQFTTLNTVPTKGDDPCHVSVSPNKNLIAVSNYSGGSFVLYKLESNGVIGDLVDFVQHEGKGVDKIRQEAPHVHSAFFSKKGNEIFVQDLGLDQVSIYNLINPKKNDASLHSDPAEVFTSAGGGPRHIAFGKKEHYMYVVLEMTADIAVYKRDGQDWLFHQSININPDGFAGKNGAADIKVSPDGKFIYATNRGDANTIGVFSIAKDGKLTKVANQPTLGEGPRSFNISPDGKFLLVANQTTNEVVTFARNEKTGLLKETGKPVRIPAPVCIIF, encoded by the coding sequence ATGAAAAAGATTATATTTTTTATTTTGACCTGTTTTCCTTTTTTAGGCTGGTCTCAAACTATTCCGATGTTTATCGGGACCTATACCAACGATTCGGAGAGTAAGGGTATTTATGCTTTTGATTTCAATGTTAAAACGGGTGAAATAGCAATGGTTGCAACGACTCCAATGGTTAATCCTTCTTTTTTATCCCGTAAGGATAACATTATTTATGCGGTTAGTGAACAAGGAAATAATAAAGGAAATTTAACAGCGTATTCATACAGCAATGGTCAATTTACAACCCTGAATACGGTTCCTACAAAAGGCGACGATCCTTGTCATGTCTCAGTAAGTCCTAATAAAAATTTAATAGCAGTATCCAATTATTCAGGTGGATCATTTGTATTGTATAAATTAGAGTCCAATGGTGTGATTGGTGATCTTGTAGATTTTGTACAACACGAAGGAAAGGGAGTTGATAAAATAAGGCAAGAAGCACCACATGTACATTCGGCTTTTTTTTCAAAAAAAGGAAATGAAATCTTTGTCCAAGATTTGGGATTAGATCAAGTTTCAATTTATAATTTGATTAATCCTAAAAAAAATGATGCTTCTTTACACAGTGATCCAGCTGAGGTATTCACTTCTGCTGGAGGAGGACCAAGACATATTGCTTTTGGAAAGAAAGAGCATTATATGTATGTCGTTTTGGAAATGACTGCAGACATCGCAGTTTACAAGCGCGATGGGCAAGATTGGCTTTTTCATCAGTCTATTAATATTAATCCAGATGGGTTTGCTGGCAAGAATGGCGCAGCAGATATCAAAGTATCTCCAGACGGTAAATTTATATATGCTACAAATAGAGGAGATGCAAATACCATAGGTGTTTTTTCTATAGCGAAGGATGGTAAATTAACGAAGGTTGCGAATCAACCTACTTTAGGCGAAGGGCCACGAAGTTTTAACATCAGCCCTGATGGTAAGTTTCTTTTGGTTGCGAATCAAACAACCAACGAGGTCGTAACGTTTGCAAGAAATGAAAAAACAGGTTTATTGAAAGAGACTGGAAAACCTGTTCGTATTCCAGCCCCAGTGTGTATTATTTTTTAG
- a CDS encoding proton-conducting transporter membrane subunit: protein MIDNQIIATVLVHLFTAIIQLGFWRKTATQRVLSIGGSFISLIFAIKLFAKVFDGNILIMHAANWEAPFGIVFVADLLSATLILLTAIAGLSVSIYSATGIGRQRVLYGYFPIFHFLLMGLNGAFLTGDIFNLYVFFEVIIISSFVLMTLGGRKAQLEGAVKYMAMNILASTFFLTGIGLLYGISGSLNMADLALIVPKIENRAIVDITATFFLIGFGIKSAIFPLYFWLPSSYHTPPSAVAAIFGGLLTKVGIYALFRVFTLIFIPNEFIRNLFVILAILTILTGAFGMLIKTNVRRIFSYLIVCHIGFMIGGLGMYSKLALLGAVFYLIHDIMVKTNLFLIAGLIRQMRGSMDLKKLGGLYGEYPKISLLIAIVLFSLAGIPPLSGFWAKIYLLQGAFQTEHYFYAGALILGSFMTLFVIAKFWSEVFWKKLPEPDMIEDKFKDLIGIRKIALILPICILAASSLYIGLNAESIIQVADRISSEMLNTEPYIQAVLGK from the coding sequence ATGATTGACAATCAAATTATAGCAACAGTACTTGTACATTTATTTACAGCAATCATACAGCTTGGTTTTTGGCGAAAAACTGCAACACAAAGAGTTTTAAGCATCGGCGGTAGCTTCATCAGTTTAATTTTTGCAATCAAATTATTTGCTAAAGTATTCGATGGAAATATTCTTATTATGCATGCAGCCAATTGGGAAGCTCCATTCGGAATTGTATTTGTTGCAGATCTATTAAGCGCCACATTGATACTTTTAACAGCCATTGCAGGATTATCCGTCTCTATATACTCAGCTACTGGTATCGGTCGTCAACGGGTACTATACGGATACTTCCCCATCTTCCATTTCTTATTGATGGGCCTAAATGGTGCATTTTTAACAGGAGATATTTTTAACCTTTATGTGTTTTTTGAGGTTATTATTATATCATCTTTTGTTCTAATGACCTTAGGGGGGCGTAAAGCGCAATTAGAGGGTGCTGTAAAATATATGGCCATGAATATTCTGGCATCCACCTTTTTCTTGACTGGCATTGGTCTTCTTTATGGTATATCAGGTTCTTTGAATATGGCTGATCTAGCACTCATTGTTCCCAAGATAGAAAATCGTGCAATTGTTGATATAACGGCAACCTTCTTTTTGATTGGTTTTGGCATCAAATCGGCAATTTTCCCACTTTACTTTTGGTTGCCCTCCTCTTATCACACACCTCCTTCTGCTGTTGCTGCAATATTTGGTGGATTATTGACAAAAGTAGGTATCTACGCACTATTCCGAGTTTTTACATTGATATTTATTCCGAATGAATTTATTCGAAATCTATTTGTAATACTGGCTATTCTAACCATTTTGACTGGTGCTTTTGGTATGCTGATCAAAACTAATGTGAGACGAATTTTTTCTTATCTCATTGTTTGTCATATTGGTTTTATGATTGGCGGATTGGGTATGTATAGTAAATTGGCTCTTCTTGGCGCCGTATTCTACTTGATTCATGATATAATGGTCAAGACAAATCTCTTTCTCATAGCCGGATTAATTCGTCAAATGAGAGGTTCAATGGATTTAAAAAAATTGGGCGGTTTGTATGGCGAATACCCTAAAATATCCTTGCTGATTGCAATCGTTCTTTTCTCATTAGCTGGTATTCCTCCTTTATCCGGATTTTGGGCGAAAATATATTTGTTGCAAGGAGCTTTTCAAACAGAACATTATTTTTATGCTGGAGCACTGATATTAGGAAGTTTTATGACGCTATTTGTAATTGCAAAATTCTGGTCCGAAGTCTTTTGGAAGAAATTGCCAGAGCCAGATATGATTGAAGATAAATTCAAGGACCTCATCGGTATTCGAAAAATAGCCTTGATTTTACCAATTTGTATATTGGCAGCAAGTTCACTATATATTGGATTAAATGCCGAAAGTATTATTCAAGTTGCCGACCGTATATCATCTGAAATGTTAAACACCGAACCTTATATACAGGCTGTATTAGGTAAATAG
- a CDS encoding FecR family protein produces MMESKPFIIAAIIKKSLVEKLSDEEKVLLENWRNSNAENSKLYDSFKDGKSIRDDLNLFKRIDVAAAWDNLEKKESHTLPFKSKFNLKIWVPLIASCLVVCFYLLYLNQNISRSHSKIIAIHSQVHKNDVKPASQEAVLILDNGDQLDLTKAKSEFISNNIKLKDEQLAYEKGVGTGELEYNTLVVPKGGYYKIELSDGSKVWVNAMSKLKFPVLFAAGERSVELEGEAFFEVTKDVNRPFIVRANGTDIKVLGTHFNVDAYSHKVRTTLQEGKVEVASANQSILLAPGEFSESANGILEKGTADLNRDLAWYNNEFYFKKDNIKFIVDQLSNWYDLEVRFEHDVNKNKIVTGSIDRNVPLSQVIEMLEYVSDLKFKIDGNQLIIRNK; encoded by the coding sequence ATGATGGAGAGTAAACCTTTTATTATAGCCGCAATTATAAAGAAATCTTTGGTAGAGAAACTCTCTGACGAGGAAAAAGTATTATTAGAAAACTGGCGTAATTCAAATGCTGAAAACAGCAAGCTGTATGATAGTTTCAAAGATGGCAAGTCAATTAGAGATGATTTGAATTTGTTCAAACGTATTGATGTGGCAGCTGCATGGGACAATTTAGAAAAAAAAGAAAGCCATACTCTTCCGTTTAAAAGTAAGTTTAACCTGAAAATTTGGGTTCCTCTTATTGCTTCATGTCTTGTGGTTTGTTTCTATTTATTATACTTAAATCAAAATATTTCCAGAAGTCATTCCAAAATCATCGCTATTCATTCCCAAGTACATAAAAATGATGTTAAGCCAGCATCGCAGGAGGCTGTCTTGATTTTAGATAATGGTGATCAATTAGATTTAACGAAGGCAAAAAGTGAATTTATCTCCAATAATATTAAACTCAAAGATGAACAGTTAGCATATGAAAAAGGGGTAGGAACTGGCGAATTGGAATACAATACTTTAGTTGTTCCGAAAGGAGGGTATTATAAGATTGAGTTGTCCGACGGTAGTAAAGTATGGGTAAATGCCATGTCAAAATTAAAATTCCCTGTGCTTTTTGCTGCTGGAGAGCGCAGTGTTGAATTAGAGGGAGAAGCTTTTTTTGAAGTAACAAAAGATGTCAATCGTCCTTTCATTGTGCGTGCAAATGGTACTGACATTAAGGTATTAGGAACTCATTTTAATGTGGATGCCTATAGTCATAAAGTAAGAACGACGTTGCAAGAAGGAAAAGTCGAAGTCGCTAGTGCGAACCAATCTATCTTATTAGCTCCTGGGGAGTTTTCGGAATCTGCTAATGGAATACTTGAAAAGGGTACCGCAGATTTGAATCGAGATCTTGCTTGGTATAATAATGAGTTTTATTTTAAAAAGGATAACATCAAATTTATTGTAGATCAATTGTCCAATTGGTATGACTTGGAAGTCAGATTTGAGCATGATGTTAATAAAAATAAAATCGTTACAGGATCCATTGATCGCAATGTACCTCTTTCTCAAGTTATTGAAATGTTGGAATATGTGAGTGATTTAAAATTTAAAATAGATGGGAATCAATTGATTATTAGAAATAAATAA
- a CDS encoding Na+/H+ antiporter subunit E, giving the protein MIKQFLMNLLLSFIWVALTGSMYYTNFLFGFMLGFFILWVMNRNEIDQRYFYRVPKTISFLFFFLYQMIIANLQVAYDVITPKYFFKPGIVKYRMDAKSDFEINLLSTFISLTPGTLILDVSDDKKILYIHVMYLHDKQKFMMQLKNNVERKLLEILR; this is encoded by the coding sequence ATGATCAAACAGTTTTTAATGAACCTGCTGCTTTCTTTTATTTGGGTAGCACTAACAGGTTCCATGTACTATACAAATTTTCTATTTGGTTTCATGCTCGGATTCTTTATCCTATGGGTGATGAATCGAAACGAAATTGACCAACGTTACTTTTATCGGGTTCCAAAAACGATAAGTTTCCTTTTTTTCTTTCTTTATCAAATGATTATTGCAAACCTGCAGGTGGCATACGATGTAATTACACCTAAATATTTTTTCAAACCCGGCATTGTTAAATACCGAATGGATGCCAAGTCGGACTTTGAAATCAATCTCCTGTCCACTTTTATTTCCCTTACCCCTGGCACCTTGATTCTTGATGTTAGTGACGACAAAAAGATTTTATATATCCATGTGATGTATCTACATGATAAACAAAAATTCATGATGCAGTTGAAAAATAATGTTGAACGTAAACTTTTAGAAATTCTGAGATGA
- a CDS encoding cation:proton antiporter → MSLTEYLDYVVLPILILATVITFIRLFKGPHVADRVIALDLIITTGIGIITVYSITTSQEIFLDVAMILALIAFLGTVAFAYYLEKQDHHD, encoded by the coding sequence ATGAGCTTAACTGAATATTTAGATTACGTGGTTTTACCCATATTGATTCTTGCAACTGTAATCACTTTTATACGATTATTTAAAGGGCCACACGTTGCAGATCGTGTCATTGCCCTCGATTTAATCATTACTACTGGCATCGGTATCATCACTGTTTATAGTATCACTACATCGCAGGAAATTTTCCTTGATGTAGCCATGATTTTAGCATTGATTGCATTTTTAGGAACCGTTGCTTTTGCCTATTATTTAGAAAAACAAGATCACCATGACTGA
- a CDS encoding Na+/H+ antiporter subunit C — MELLLILLIGILYATGIYLILRRSMVKLLLGIMLLGNATNILIFLLGNITKGKPPIIRDGLKVFQDIYADPIPQALILTAIVISFGLTSFAIVLLKRVYALINTDDLDNLNTPEDEDI, encoded by the coding sequence ATGGAATTACTACTTATTTTACTCATAGGCATCTTGTATGCTACGGGCATATATCTCATATTAAGAAGAAGTATGGTAAAATTACTTCTGGGTATCATGCTACTCGGTAACGCAACAAATATTTTGATATTTCTCCTCGGTAATATTACAAAGGGGAAACCACCCATAATTCGGGATGGACTAAAGGTATTTCAAGATATATATGCTGATCCTATACCACAAGCATTAATTTTAACAGCCATTGTCATCAGTTTCGGTTTGACCTCTTTTGCCATTGTATTATTAAAACGTGTATATGCATTAATTAACACGGACGATTTAGATAACTTAAACACTCCCGAAGACGAAGATATATGA
- a CDS encoding putative monovalent cation/H+ antiporter subunit A gives MLFTVLIGLITSSLIVPFGKFIKTKWGIILAAIPLLLFLYYLQYIPLVNWDKSYVQHIEWIPSLGVNFDFRLDGLSLLFTLLITGIGTCIFIYAKSYLKNDPYIDRFFGYLCMFMSAMLGLVLSDNIFLLFTFWELTSISSFFLIGFNNEKIASRKSALTALSVTGLGGFFLLAGLVLIGNIAGTYSISELVSKAQLIQDHYLYPYILGLILLGAMTKSAQFPFHFWLPGAMKAPTPVSAYLHSATMVKAGIYLLARFFPILGSNPAWTYSLMLIGGITMLYGAFHSLFRTDMKGVLAYSTISALGILVFLLGIGTEEAIIAAAVFIVVHALYKATLFLITGIIDHEAHTRDLTVLSGLRKVLLPVAIAGFLAAISSAGVPLTFGFIGKDLIYEATLNSDEKLAIYLTSAAVLTNILLVSAGFMAGIKPFMGPIPESFKKIQLPEKSLWIPPLLLALLGLVFGCFPSIIGDWIAQPTVNGIMKINSDFHLKIWHGFNTVLLLSALTIILGTLVYFINQPSQRKLLWIEKLNFIAPQSIFQNCYKAIYRFSTSYSHYFHDGYLRSYLLKIIIFAEVLLAYQLYLGGPLHINWDLLSAISVYEVVTILIVFGAVALTLSTSSRLTAVVSTSVIGYGICLLFVFYSAPDLAMTQFTIDTLTVVLFVLVLFKLPPFLNLANKKVLIRDIIVAVIFGVILAMVAIRALHVPTNIAISEFYGSNAYLLAKGRNVVNVLLVDFRGFDTMFEIVVLTIAALGVYSLLKLRLKSSEKE, from the coding sequence ATGCTATTTACCGTTCTAATAGGACTAATAACATCGAGCCTTATTGTTCCATTTGGTAAATTCATTAAAACCAAATGGGGGATTATTCTCGCAGCCATACCCTTACTTTTATTTCTCTACTACTTGCAATATATCCCGTTAGTAAATTGGGACAAATCCTACGTGCAACACATTGAATGGATTCCATCCTTAGGGGTCAATTTTGATTTTAGATTGGATGGATTATCGCTTTTATTTACTTTATTAATAACAGGAATTGGAACTTGCATATTTATATATGCAAAATCTTATCTAAAAAATGACCCATACATCGATCGTTTCTTTGGCTATCTATGCATGTTTATGTCTGCCATGCTTGGGCTGGTACTATCTGATAATATTTTTCTGCTATTCACCTTTTGGGAATTGACAAGTATAAGTTCATTTTTCCTGATTGGATTCAATAATGAAAAAATAGCATCCAGAAAAAGTGCGCTTACGGCTTTAAGTGTAACGGGTTTAGGTGGTTTTTTCTTATTAGCTGGCTTAGTTCTTATTGGCAATATCGCTGGTACCTATTCCATCTCAGAACTCGTTTCAAAGGCACAACTTATCCAAGATCATTATCTATATCCGTATATTTTAGGTTTGATTCTACTGGGGGCAATGACCAAATCTGCTCAATTCCCATTTCATTTCTGGTTACCTGGTGCTATGAAAGCGCCAACTCCTGTATCTGCATACCTACACTCTGCTACCATGGTAAAAGCGGGAATCTATTTACTTGCTAGATTCTTCCCGATCTTAGGGAGCAACCCTGCTTGGACTTACAGTCTAATGTTAATAGGTGGTATCACGATGCTTTATGGAGCTTTTCATTCACTATTCAGGACAGATATGAAAGGCGTACTTGCCTATTCCACTATTTCTGCCTTAGGAATTTTAGTCTTTTTATTAGGAATCGGTACGGAGGAGGCGATCATAGCTGCCGCTGTATTTATTGTTGTACATGCCTTGTATAAAGCCACATTATTTTTAATTACAGGTATCATTGACCATGAGGCGCATACGAGGGATCTTACCGTGCTGAGTGGATTAAGAAAAGTATTACTTCCTGTGGCAATCGCAGGCTTCTTAGCTGCTATATCAAGTGCTGGAGTACCCCTTACATTCGGATTTATCGGTAAAGATTTAATTTACGAAGCGACATTAAATAGTGACGAAAAATTAGCGATTTACCTAACTTCTGCCGCTGTATTAACAAATATTCTCTTGGTATCTGCAGGTTTCATGGCCGGTATTAAACCATTTATGGGGCCTATACCCGAAAGTTTTAAAAAGATACAGTTGCCCGAGAAATCGCTCTGGATACCGCCACTATTACTTGCTCTCTTGGGTTTAGTATTCGGATGTTTTCCTTCTATAATCGGAGATTGGATTGCACAGCCAACAGTCAATGGCATCATGAAAATCAATAGTGATTTTCATCTTAAAATCTGGCACGGATTCAATACAGTTTTATTACTAAGTGCTTTGACCATTATCTTAGGTACGCTAGTTTATTTCATTAATCAGCCAAGCCAGCGGAAATTGTTATGGATTGAAAAATTAAATTTCATAGCGCCACAATCCATTTTCCAAAACTGCTACAAAGCCATATACCGTTTCTCAACAAGCTATTCGCATTACTTTCATGATGGGTATCTGCGGTCGTACCTCTTAAAAATCATCATATTTGCTGAAGTTTTGTTGGCTTACCAACTTTATTTAGGTGGGCCTCTACATATCAATTGGGATTTATTATCCGCCATTAGTGTATACGAGGTAGTCACGATATTAATCGTATTCGGCGCTGTTGCACTGACCTTGAGTACTTCTTCTAGACTAACGGCTGTCGTTTCAACAAGTGTTATTGGATATGGTATCTGTTTGCTTTTTGTATTTTACAGTGCCCCAGATTTGGCGATGACACAATTTACAATTGATACATTGACGGTCGTTCTCTTTGTTCTAGTGCTGTTCAAATTACCTCCATTTTTAAACCTTGCCAACAAAAAAGTCTTGATAAGAGATATCATTGTTGCGGTCATATTTGGAGTAATTTTGGCTATGGTTGCTATTCGAGCGCTGCATGTACCAACAAATATTGCAATCAGTGAATTTTATGGTTCAAATGCTTACCTACTCGCTAAAGGTAGAAATGTCGTCAATGTACTGCTTGTAGACTTTAGAGGTTTTGATACGATGTTTGAGATTGTTGTTTTGACAATTGCAGCACTAGGAGTCTACAGTCTATTGAAATTACGTTTAAAATCATCGGAGAAAGAATAA
- a CDS encoding Na+/H+ antiporter subunit B: MKSTILQTASKYLLPILLLFSFFLLLRGHYYPGGGFVGGLVASIAFVLHSFAHGTDETMRILRYKPLSLLPIGLGISAFSMFMPAFFGLPVMTGLWLEQPIPVIGMIGTALLFDMGIYLVVIGVVLTILFTISLGSD, encoded by the coding sequence ATGAAAAGTACGATTTTACAAACAGCATCAAAATATTTACTTCCCATACTCCTTTTATTCTCTTTCTTCTTATTATTAAGGGGGCATTACTACCCTGGAGGAGGTTTCGTAGGGGGATTAGTTGCTTCTATTGCTTTTGTCTTACACAGCTTTGCACATGGTACTGATGAAACAATGCGCATCTTACGTTATAAACCACTATCACTACTTCCCATTGGATTGGGCATATCTGCTTTCAGTATGTTTATGCCAGCATTCTTTGGTTTACCCGTTATGACTGGTTTATGGTTAGAACAACCCATACCTGTTATTGGGATGATCGGTACAGCCTTACTATTTGATATGGGTATCTATCTCGTTGTTATTGGTGTTGTATTGACCATTTTATTTACTATTTCATTAGGTTCAGATTAA
- the mnhG gene encoding monovalent cation/H(+) antiporter subunit G, which produces MTDIIIAILSTIGALAILFASIGILRMPDFYLRLSVTVKAATLGVGLLLLCAAIVFPDVSVTTKTIAIAFFLVLTAPVAAHMIGRVAYITGIKVWKGTVTDELEGMYDEETHELKGTPDDSPSNDELTKK; this is translated from the coding sequence ATGACTGATATCATCATTGCTATACTGAGCACGATTGGCGCATTGGCCATTCTTTTTGCTTCAATTGGTATTTTACGGATGCCTGATTTCTATCTACGTCTTTCCGTAACCGTAAAAGCTGCGACATTGGGCGTCGGCTTACTCCTGCTTTGCGCTGCAATAGTCTTTCCAGATGTATCTGTTACTACGAAAACAATTGCAATCGCTTTCTTCCTTGTATTAACGGCTCCTGTGGCAGCACATATGATTGGAAGGGTTGCTTATATTACGGGAATTAAGGTGTGGAAAGGGACTGTAACGGATGAATTGGAAGGGATGTATGATGAAGAGACGCATGAATTGAAAGGAACTCCAGACGACTCTCCATCAAACGATGAATTGACTAAAAAATAA
- a CDS encoding RNA polymerase sigma factor, with product MTSIANKQLFEEHYGSLCHFAWKLCGDLTQSEDFVQDAFISYFNNQEHVSVNQVAIKNYLYTSVRYAFLNSKRKEKVVEKYWLATPFNESSQDSFELNIIHSEVVAEVHRIVESMPPGCQVVFRMGYFEGLSNQEISKELNISVNTVKTQKQRGMKLVMQKMNPEFLPIVIFLETLFSR from the coding sequence ATGACAAGTATCGCTAATAAACAACTATTTGAGGAGCATTATGGAAGCTTGTGTCATTTTGCCTGGAAACTTTGTGGAGATCTTACCCAATCGGAGGATTTTGTGCAGGATGCATTTATTTCTTATTTCAATAATCAGGAACATGTTTCCGTAAATCAAGTTGCGATTAAGAACTATCTATACACTTCAGTTAGATATGCGTTTTTGAATAGTAAAAGGAAGGAGAAAGTAGTTGAAAAGTATTGGTTAGCCACACCATTCAATGAATCGAGTCAAGATTCATTTGAATTAAATATCATCCATTCGGAGGTCGTTGCTGAGGTACACCGGATCGTGGAAAGTATGCCTCCTGGCTGTCAAGTTGTATTCAGGATGGGCTATTTTGAAGGGTTAAGTAATCAAGAGATTTCTAAAGAGCTCAATATAAGTGTCAACACGGTGAAAACCCAGAAACAACGTGGCATGAAACTCGTGATGCAGAAGATGAACCCGGAGTTTTTACCGATAGTAATTTTCTTAGAAACCCTATTTTCTCGATAA